From a region of the Candidatus Brocadia sp. genome:
- a CDS encoding YraN family protein has product MQLFCAKYVTSFIQLFKQKIAETPHTRSKGAQGELLAIKFLKKKGYTILQRNYRRRNGEIDVICYDRGTIVFVEVKTRHSDTYGPPELSVTEAKRRQIVKVASHYVANKKIEGIDLRFDVVSIFYPPDKKQPTITLFSNAFTKSNTALVRK; this is encoded by the coding sequence GTGCAATTGTTTTGCGCTAAATATGTGACTTCATTCATTCAGCTATTTAAGCAGAAAATTGCGGAAACGCCCCATACCAGGAGTAAAGGGGCACAAGGGGAACTCCTTGCTATAAAATTTCTGAAGAAAAAGGGCTATACCATACTCCAGCGAAATTACCGGCGCCGGAACGGAGAGATCGATGTTATTTGTTACGATCGCGGAACCATCGTGTTTGTTGAAGTCAAAACGCGCCATTCTGATACCTATGGTCCTCCGGAACTCTCGGTGACAGAAGCAAAAAGGAGGCAAATTGTAAAAGTTGCCTCACACTATGTTGCCAACAAGAAGATAGAAGGAATAGATCTGCGGTTTGATGTCGTTTCCATCTTTTACCCTCCGGATAAAAAACAGCCAACGATTACTCTCTTTAGCAATGCCTTTACCAAAAGCAATACCGCTCTTGTCAGGAAATAA
- the trmD gene encoding tRNA (guanosine(37)-N1)-methyltransferase TrmD → MRIDIVTLFPEMFENVLGHSILKIAREKNLVQYHLFNIREYADNRRCVDDRPYGGGPGMVIKPEPVFNTVEAIGQQTDIPSKKILLTPQGQRLTQSIAKELAKEPYLMLMCGHYEGFDERIRTGLDVFELSIGDFVLSGGEIPAMVVIDAVVRLIPGVLGDLDSAINESFSCDLLEHPQYTRPADYRGMKVPEVLLSGHHQKIKEWQKDHAIKRTRERRPDLIE, encoded by the coding sequence ATGCGTATCGACATTGTAACGCTATTTCCTGAAATGTTTGAAAACGTACTGGGACACAGCATCTTAAAGATTGCGAGGGAAAAGAATCTTGTTCAATACCACCTCTTTAATATCCGGGAATATGCAGACAACAGGCGATGCGTGGATGACCGTCCTTATGGCGGAGGACCGGGAATGGTGATAAAGCCAGAGCCCGTCTTTAATACGGTAGAGGCTATCGGACAACAAACCGACATTCCTTCAAAAAAGATTTTGTTGACACCGCAGGGACAGCGGCTTACTCAATCTATTGCAAAGGAACTGGCAAAAGAGCCCTATCTGATGCTGATGTGCGGGCATTATGAAGGCTTTGACGAGAGGATACGAACAGGGCTTGACGTATTCGAACTTTCGATTGGCGACTTTGTCCTTTCGGGTGGAGAGATACCAGCAATGGTTGTAATTGATGCGGTAGTTCGTCTGATACCTGGAGTGTTGGGTGATCTGGACTCTGCAATTAATGAATCGTTTAGCTGCGATTTGCTGGAACATCCTCAGTACACCCGTCCGGCTGATTACCGCGGTATGAAAGTACCTGAAGTGTTACTTTCCGGCCATCATCAGAAAATAAAGGAATGGCAAAAGGACCACGCTATAAAAAGAACCCGGGAAAGAAGGCCGGATCTTATTGAATAA
- a CDS encoding HD domain-containing protein: protein MNGSDVYIPVSLNTILINTNVGCDLYLKHYENKEIHYILYCEGTKVFSQEKVSGLKKNKIESLYIHERDQKIYLKYLEPCLKKIIDDDINKAEKARIVYDVAKNIMEDIFRDPRSGVPVGRVKDWVSNATAMIIRDQNASVLMNILSFDYYTYTHSVNVAVLGLLFMKYIDVELDEMNAVGIGLMLHDIGKTNVASDIINKKGALTDEEFEKVKMHVEFGGQRLSHADGIEEVSFLPVMQHHEKINGKGYPKGLEGNAIHRYGKIAAIIDVYDALTTKRPYCDARKPFTALKIMKDEMDGSFDKELFTEFILFLNQAR from the coding sequence ATGAATGGATCAGATGTGTATATACCTGTATCTCTAAACACAATTCTGATTAATACAAATGTGGGCTGTGATCTTTATCTGAAACATTACGAAAACAAAGAAATTCACTATATATTATATTGTGAAGGAACAAAAGTGTTTAGCCAGGAGAAAGTGTCAGGATTAAAAAAGAATAAAATAGAAAGCTTATATATCCACGAACGTGATCAGAAAATATATCTAAAATACCTTGAACCCTGCCTTAAAAAGATTATTGATGATGACATAAACAAAGCAGAAAAAGCAAGGATAGTGTATGATGTTGCGAAGAATATTATGGAAGATATTTTTCGTGATCCTCGTTCCGGTGTGCCGGTAGGGCGTGTTAAAGACTGGGTAAGTAATGCTACCGCTATGATTATACGAGACCAAAATGCCTCTGTGTTAATGAATATACTTTCTTTTGATTACTATACCTACACACACTCAGTAAATGTGGCCGTATTAGGTTTGTTGTTTATGAAATATATAGATGTGGAATTAGATGAGATGAATGCGGTTGGAATAGGGTTAATGTTGCATGATATAGGTAAAACTAACGTTGCTTCTGATATCATAAACAAAAAGGGAGCATTAACAGATGAAGAATTTGAGAAGGTAAAAATGCATGTAGAATTTGGCGGACAGAGGCTATCGCACGCGGATGGTATTGAAGAAGTATCCTTTCTCCCTGTGATGCAACATCATGAAAAAATCAATGGAAAGGGGTATCCAAAAGGATTAGAGGGTAATGCCATTCATAGGTATGGCAAGATTGCAGCAATTATAGACGTATATGACGCGTTAACAACAAAAAGGCCTTATTGTGATGCCCGAAAGCCATTTACAGCATTAAAAATTATGAAAGATGAGATGGACGGTAGTTTTGATAAGGAATTATTTACCGAGTTCATCTTATTTCTCAATCAGGCAAGATAG
- the rpsP gene encoding 30S ribosomal protein S16, whose protein sequence is MAVRLRMKRMGRKNRPYYRIGAFDAHEERDGKVIENLGTYDPLESNNEKQVTLKKDRVEYWLSVGAKPTESVAVVLKKCGVALKK, encoded by the coding sequence ATGGCAGTAAGGCTAAGAATGAAAAGAATGGGACGGAAAAACAGACCCTATTACCGGATCGGCGCTTTTGACGCTCACGAAGAACGGGACGGAAAGGTAATTGAGAATCTGGGCACCTATGACCCGCTCGAATCAAATAATGAAAAACAGGTCACTTTGAAAAAAGACCGTGTTGAATATTGGTTGAGCGTCGGCGCAAAGCCAACAGAATCAGTTGCTGTCGTATTGAAGAAGTGTGGTGTTGCTTTAAAAAAATAG
- the ffh gene encoding signal recognition particle protein codes for MFEAIANSLEGVFSKLRGKGRLTESNIKDGLHEVRLALLEADVNYKVVKDFIQHVTERAVGEEVIKSIAPGQQIIKIVHDELIKLMGESDTAIPFQDSEPTTIMLVGLQGSGKTTTAGKLAKTILSKGRKPLLVAADIQRPAAIEQLKILGQQLDVPVYFESAAQPAKICKNAVAHARTNAQDVVIFDTAGRLHIDDELMLELQEIKQNLGPHQIYFVCDSMTGQDAVNSAKEFNTKLGFHGVILTKLDGDTRGGAALSIRAVTGRPIKFVGIGEKLDRLEEFHPDRMASRILGMGDVVSLVERAQQAIDMEEAQKLSRKIQNDTLSLDDFLMQLQQIKKMGPIKEILGMIPGLGNKMDGLNVDEKQLHRVEAIIRSMTTEERASPDMVNGSRRQRVANGSGTTIQDVNQLLKQFRAMKKMIKQFKGNERGLKKMGLLSKGLPFGKGMLQ; via the coding sequence ATGTTTGAAGCGATTGCAAATAGTCTGGAAGGTGTTTTCAGCAAACTCCGCGGCAAGGGTCGTCTTACGGAATCAAACATCAAAGACGGGCTACACGAAGTGCGATTGGCGCTCCTTGAGGCGGATGTGAATTATAAAGTGGTGAAGGATTTCATCCAGCACGTTACCGAACGCGCCGTTGGCGAGGAGGTAATCAAGAGCATTGCACCCGGCCAGCAGATCATCAAGATTGTCCACGATGAGTTGATCAAACTCATGGGAGAATCTGATACCGCAATTCCTTTTCAGGATAGCGAACCGACAACGATCATGCTCGTCGGATTACAAGGGAGCGGAAAAACTACCACAGCGGGAAAACTGGCCAAAACGATCCTTTCAAAGGGGAGAAAGCCATTGCTCGTGGCTGCGGATATACAGCGACCCGCTGCGATTGAGCAACTGAAGATTCTTGGCCAGCAGCTCGATGTACCGGTCTACTTTGAATCAGCCGCTCAGCCCGCGAAGATATGCAAAAATGCCGTTGCCCATGCCAGAACAAACGCCCAGGACGTTGTTATCTTTGACACTGCAGGCAGATTACACATTGACGATGAACTCATGCTCGAACTGCAGGAGATTAAACAAAATCTGGGACCGCACCAGATCTATTTCGTTTGCGATTCCATGACGGGACAGGATGCGGTAAACAGCGCAAAGGAGTTTAACACCAAGCTGGGTTTTCATGGGGTGATTTTAACCAAACTCGATGGCGATACAAGAGGAGGAGCGGCGCTCTCCATACGTGCAGTAACCGGCAGGCCCATTAAATTTGTTGGTATTGGCGAGAAGTTAGACCGACTGGAGGAATTCCATCCTGATCGGATGGCATCGAGAATACTCGGCATGGGAGATGTCGTATCGCTTGTAGAACGGGCACAGCAGGCCATCGACATGGAAGAAGCGCAAAAACTCAGCAGAAAGATACAGAACGATACGCTCAGTCTGGACGATTTTCTCATGCAACTTCAGCAGATCAAAAAGATGGGGCCGATAAAAGAGATTCTTGGCATGATTCCGGGGTTAGGAAATAAGATGGATGGACTCAATGTAGATGAAAAACAGTTGCATCGGGTAGAAGCAATTATCCGGTCTATGACCACCGAGGAGCGGGCAAGCCCGGACATGGTGAATGGGAGCAGAAGACAACGAGTGGCAAACGGAAGCGGAACAACCATTCAGGATGTCAATCAATTGCTCAAGCAGTTTCGGGCAATGAAAAAAATGATAAAACAATTCAAAGGAAATGAAAGAGGGCTGAAGAAGATGGGATTATTATCAAAGGGTTTGCCTTTTGGTAAGGGTATGTTACAATAA
- the rpmE gene encoding 50S ribosomal protein L31, producing the protein MKEGIHPEYMETVVTCGCGESFKTRSTKPKIAIEICSKCHPFYTGKLRFVDSAGQIEKFKKRLQKSQKIEEAIK; encoded by the coding sequence ATGAAAGAGGGAATTCATCCGGAGTACATGGAAACGGTTGTTACCTGTGGGTGTGGTGAGTCATTTAAGACGCGGTCGACGAAGCCAAAAATTGCTATAGAAATCTGCTCAAAATGCCATCCGTTTTATACCGGAAAGCTGCGGTTTGTGGATAGTGCAGGACAGATAGAGAAGTTTAAAAAGAGATTACAAAAGAGTCAAAAGATCGAAGAAGCGATAAAGTAA
- the priA gene encoding primosomal protein N': MPAHFPNQHLTSTPGVDVPPELNTTPASRSPQKRYAEIVVDIPLQRVFHYGIPPHIRESLTVGMRVRIPFGNKIMAGFCVGFTDTPFTDKTKDILSIIDTSPLIDDVMLKITRWLSFHYYCGWGEAISAVVPSVVRSKKKERWNTFVRLKEHTVALNQEAIAQIKTRAPRQAKALEILLEHPDEISAKELIRICGCKMPGLRQLEEKGFITIENKPCDVTHTISNAGQLQQHLTLTMDQQQAFDIICNKFTAPKPGVLLLHGITGSGKTEIYLQTIKKTLEHNRKAIYLVPEISLTPQTIQRIKARFNRVAVLHSSLLGTVHQSQWNDIKEGKADIVIGARSSIFAPLKDIGLIIIDEEHENTYKQETNPRYNARDIAILRATYENAMVIMGTATPSLESYDQALSGNYEKIVLPRRIGERQLPPVDIVDMGEEVRKRRGYHIISQRLEYYMNQSLARKEQVILFLNRRGFAPYIHCKRCGFVLKCQRCDIPMTFHKKINTILCHYCHAEAHPPESCPDCLANNITYRGFGTERIEDEIRNKFPGYQIIRMDSDTMRVRDSHEKALTAFERGEFQILLGTQMIAKGLDFPNVTLVGVISADTILNLPDFRASERTFQLISQVAGRTGRGTKGGRVVVQSYNPRHYSITYAAAHDYDGFAKKELEYRKQLQYPPFGKLARIVFRSPHEEKAKEKSAIIGDKLKDFAKINGNRLEILGPSPAPVTKINNLFRWHILLKAQDHISIHNALQGIANALKPSKGVQTMVDVDPYMML, from the coding sequence ATGCCTGCCCATTTCCCCAATCAGCATCTCACGTCAACCCCTGGCGTTGACGTCCCACCGGAGTTGAACACCACACCAGCAAGTCGGTCCCCTCAAAAACGATACGCAGAAATAGTTGTCGATATTCCTTTACAGAGGGTATTTCATTACGGTATCCCTCCTCACATACGAGAAAGCCTTACGGTCGGCATGCGGGTACGGATACCCTTTGGAAACAAAATAATGGCAGGATTTTGTGTCGGATTTACTGATACCCCATTTACTGATAAAACAAAAGACATCCTAAGTATCATAGATACGTCCCCGCTAATTGATGACGTCATGCTGAAGATCACCCGCTGGTTATCGTTCCATTACTACTGCGGATGGGGGGAAGCAATCTCGGCAGTTGTTCCGTCTGTGGTGCGCAGTAAGAAAAAAGAGAGGTGGAATACCTTCGTTCGGCTCAAGGAACATACCGTAGCACTGAACCAGGAGGCCATCGCACAAATAAAGACCCGTGCGCCAAGACAGGCCAAGGCGCTCGAAATCCTTTTAGAGCATCCTGATGAAATAAGCGCCAAAGAATTAATCCGCATCTGTGGCTGCAAGATGCCTGGTCTGCGCCAATTGGAGGAAAAGGGTTTTATCACGATTGAAAACAAACCCTGTGACGTTACCCATACGATCAGCAATGCCGGACAATTGCAGCAACATTTAACCCTTACCATGGATCAGCAACAGGCATTCGATATTATTTGCAATAAATTCACCGCTCCCAAGCCCGGCGTTCTCTTACTCCACGGCATTACTGGCAGCGGGAAGACGGAGATATACCTTCAGACTATAAAAAAGACGCTTGAGCATAATCGCAAGGCCATATACCTCGTTCCTGAGATATCTCTTACCCCACAAACCATCCAAAGGATCAAGGCGCGGTTTAACCGGGTTGCCGTATTGCACAGCAGCCTACTGGGAACCGTCCACCAGTCACAGTGGAACGATATTAAGGAAGGCAAGGCAGATATTGTCATTGGCGCCCGATCATCCATCTTTGCCCCCCTGAAGGACATTGGACTAATCATTATCGATGAAGAACATGAGAACACGTATAAGCAGGAAACAAACCCGCGATACAATGCCAGGGACATCGCCATTCTCCGGGCAACCTATGAAAATGCCATGGTGATCATGGGCACGGCAACGCCCTCCCTGGAAAGTTACGATCAAGCCCTGAGCGGAAACTATGAAAAAATCGTGCTTCCCAGGAGAATTGGCGAACGGCAACTCCCACCGGTTGATATTGTCGATATGGGCGAGGAGGTCCGTAAGCGCCGGGGATACCACATCATTTCCCAGCGATTGGAATACTATATGAACCAATCTCTTGCCAGGAAGGAACAGGTGATTTTATTTTTAAATCGCAGAGGTTTTGCGCCGTATATCCACTGTAAACGATGCGGGTTTGTATTAAAATGCCAGAGATGCGACATCCCCATGACTTTCCATAAGAAAATTAATACGATCTTGTGCCATTATTGTCACGCGGAAGCGCATCCACCGGAATCATGTCCGGATTGTTTGGCTAACAACATTACCTATCGTGGTTTCGGGACAGAAAGGATTGAAGATGAAATCAGGAACAAGTTTCCCGGTTATCAAATTATCCGGATGGACAGCGATACCATGCGTGTGCGTGACTCTCATGAAAAGGCGCTGACTGCGTTTGAACGGGGTGAGTTTCAGATATTGCTTGGCACACAAATGATTGCAAAAGGGCTGGACTTTCCCAACGTTACCCTGGTCGGGGTGATCTCGGCAGACACCATCCTGAACCTTCCCGATTTCCGTGCGAGTGAGCGGACATTTCAACTCATTTCACAAGTTGCAGGCCGAACGGGCAGGGGGACCAAAGGCGGACGGGTAGTGGTACAATCATATAACCCCAGGCACTACAGCATCACGTATGCCGCTGCACATGATTATGACGGATTTGCAAAGAAGGAGTTGGAATATAGAAAACAATTACAATACCCCCCTTTTGGAAAATTGGCACGGATCGTTTTCCGCAGTCCGCATGAAGAAAAGGCTAAGGAAAAATCTGCCATCATTGGTGATAAACTCAAAGACTTTGCGAAAATAAATGGGAATCGTCTTGAAATCCTTGGACCATCACCTGCCCCCGTGACCAAGATCAACAACCTGTTCCGGTGGCATATTTTATTGAAGGCACAGGATCACATCAGCATCCATAATGCCCTTCAGGGCATCGCAAACGCGCTAAAACCGTCAAAAGGCGTGCAAACGATGGTTGATGTTGATCCCTATATGATGCTCTAA
- the prfA gene encoding peptide chain release factor 1, which produces MNDKLLKKLEKIYERHHELEKLLSDPEVIADAGRYTAYIKEHGSLSKMVNKYTQLTETLVRKKETEGFLAQEGEDKELAKMARDELGYLEKQEESLFEEIKGLFVTEDKISGKNVIAEIRAGTGGDEAAIFAADLFRMYTKYAENQGWKVELFDSSETDLGGFREVTFSIEGNNVYQKLRFESGTHRVQRVPRTEASGRVHTSTATVAILPEIEEVEIDINPNDILVDTFRASGPGGQKVNKTSSAVRITHVPSGLVVKCLDEKSQHKNRAKAMRILRSRLYELYEGQKRNERDQIRRDQIGTGDRSEKIRTYNYPQNRVTDHRINFSVHNLEQVMLGSLDEIVETLLTYYKEEQLKQLAASL; this is translated from the coding sequence ATGAATGATAAGTTGTTAAAAAAGTTAGAAAAAATATACGAAAGGCATCATGAATTGGAGAAGCTGTTGTCCGATCCTGAGGTAATTGCTGATGCTGGTCGTTATACAGCCTATATCAAGGAGCATGGCAGTCTCTCCAAGATGGTAAACAAATATACCCAGTTGACTGAAACCCTTGTGAGGAAGAAAGAGACGGAAGGGTTCCTGGCTCAGGAAGGAGAGGACAAAGAGTTGGCAAAGATGGCCCGGGATGAATTGGGTTACCTGGAAAAGCAGGAAGAATCCCTCTTTGAAGAGATCAAGGGATTGTTTGTTACTGAGGATAAGATTTCCGGCAAGAATGTAATTGCCGAAATACGGGCTGGTACGGGTGGAGATGAGGCGGCTATCTTTGCGGCTGATCTGTTTCGCATGTATACCAAATACGCAGAAAATCAGGGGTGGAAGGTAGAGCTTTTTGACAGCAGTGAAACGGACCTGGGAGGGTTTCGGGAGGTGACTTTTTCAATCGAAGGAAATAACGTCTATCAAAAGCTGCGTTTTGAAAGCGGAACGCACCGTGTTCAAAGAGTGCCGCGGACAGAAGCCAGCGGAAGGGTGCATACCTCAACGGCAACCGTAGCCATTCTCCCGGAAATTGAGGAAGTGGAGATTGACATCAACCCAAATGATATTCTCGTGGATACCTTTCGGGCATCTGGTCCTGGCGGACAAAAGGTCAACAAGACGAGCTCGGCGGTCAGGATTACCCATGTTCCTTCCGGACTGGTAGTGAAATGTCTTGACGAAAAATCGCAGCACAAGAACCGCGCAAAGGCCATGCGTATTTTAAGAAGCCGTTTATATGAATTATATGAAGGGCAGAAACGAAATGAACGTGACCAGATACGCCGGGATCAGATCGGAACGGGAGACCGCAGTGAAAAGATTCGCACCTATAATTACCCGCAAAATCGGGTAACTGATCACCGCATCAATTTCTCCGTGCATAACCTTGAACAGGTTATGCTGGGATCTCTTGACGAAATTGTAGAAACCCTTCTGACGTACTATAAAGAAGAGCAGTTAAAGCAGCTGGCAGCAAGCTTATAA
- the prmC gene encoding peptide chain release factor N(5)-glutamine methyltransferase → MPSEVFGANASQRDSEQHRNCRAAFSIPHDDPTIASLKNESSGKLTVSGLIRLASRELDARKIDTPLLDAEVILAHLLGCRRIDLYLHPDKPVETDVSTAYQNAIRRRGHNVPVSYITRHAEFMSLDFYVDERVLIPRPETELLVEAVIEKSQNMSCKDEIILVDIGAGSGAIAITLAKKIDKARIFAVDISADALSVARMNAGRHGVLHKITFVCGDTFEPLTAYGLESKVHFIVSNPPYVSSGEFRHLPKEVRDYEPYVALVSGPDGLRMFKRIITHVKAWLRPSGFLLFEVGEKQAQTVLQFLEDTGWFNKTAFIKDYQNINRIVVAQREK, encoded by the coding sequence ATGCCATCCGAAGTGTTTGGAGCAAACGCGTCTCAAAGAGACTCAGAACAGCACAGAAATTGTCGAGCTGCCTTTTCTATTCCCCATGATGACCCAACAATTGCAAGCCTGAAAAATGAATCCTCCGGTAAACTCACCGTGTCCGGCCTTATCCGCCTGGCAAGCAGGGAGTTGGACGCGCGGAAGATCGACACTCCACTACTGGATGCGGAAGTCATTTTAGCACATCTTCTCGGTTGCAGACGTATCGACCTTTATCTGCATCCGGACAAACCAGTAGAAACTGATGTTTCCACAGCGTACCAAAATGCCATCCGCAGACGAGGGCACAACGTGCCCGTATCCTATATTACCCGTCACGCAGAATTTATGTCCCTCGATTTCTATGTGGATGAACGGGTTTTGATTCCACGCCCGGAAACGGAATTGCTTGTTGAAGCCGTAATAGAAAAGTCACAAAACATGTCTTGCAAAGACGAAATCATCCTCGTGGATATTGGGGCAGGCAGTGGCGCCATTGCAATAACGCTGGCAAAAAAAATAGACAAGGCCAGGATTTTCGCCGTAGATATATCTGCCGATGCCCTGTCGGTTGCCCGGATGAATGCCGGCAGACACGGCGTTCTGCACAAGATAACGTTTGTCTGTGGCGATACCTTTGAGCCATTAACAGCATACGGGCTTGAATCAAAGGTACATTTCATTGTGTCCAATCCTCCCTATGTTTCGAGTGGCGAATTCCGGCATTTACCAAAGGAGGTAAGGGATTACGAACCGTATGTCGCTCTCGTGAGCGGGCCGGATGGTTTGCGCATGTTCAAACGTATTATTACACACGTGAAAGCCTGGCTCAGGCCATCAGGGTTTCTCCTGTTTGAGGTCGGTGAAAAACAGGCGCAGACGGTGCTGCAATTCCTAGAAGATACCGGATGGTTTAACAAGACGGCTTTTATAAAAGATTATCAGAATATAAACCGTATTGTTGTTGCGCAGAGGGAGAAATGA
- a CDS encoding N-acetyltransferase — protein sequence MLRKATIADVEKIYKLINDFAAKNVMLPRSLSELYENIRDFFVFIENDTLIGCAALHIFWKDLAEIKSVAVMESQQRKGVGKKLAMACIREAKKLQIAKMFVLTYVPEFFEKCGFHKVEKESLPHKIWSECVKCHKFPDCGEIPLIYELNKNHGHGAPA from the coding sequence ATGTTACGAAAAGCAACAATAGCTGACGTAGAAAAGATTTACAAACTCATCAACGATTTTGCAGCAAAAAACGTGATGTTGCCTCGTTCGTTAAGCGAGCTCTATGAAAACATCCGGGACTTTTTTGTATTCATAGAGAATGATACTTTGATTGGTTGTGCAGCCCTGCATATTTTCTGGAAGGACCTTGCGGAGATAAAGTCGGTTGCTGTTATGGAATCACAGCAGCGTAAAGGTGTTGGTAAAAAACTTGCGATGGCTTGCATACGGGAGGCAAAAAAACTGCAAATTGCAAAGATGTTTGTCCTCACCTATGTGCCAGAATTTTTTGAAAAATGCGGATTCCATAAGGTAGAAAAGGAATCGCTTCCTCACAAGATCTGGTCAGAATGCGTCAAATGTCATAAATTCCCTGACTGTGGTGAAATCCCGCTGATTTATGAATTGAACAAAAACCACGGGCACGGTGCTCCCGCGTAA
- a CDS encoding YchF/TatD family DNA exonuclease: protein MIIDTHAHLDFPDYKADLESVLSRAKEADIGCIINVGTSLASSKKSVTLANRFPPVYASIGIHPHDASKVSDQDWQALESLVNEPKVIAVGETGLDYYRNRSPHDDQQRIFHKHLILAKRHNLPVIIHCRDASDDCLKILDEHKNGLLKGVVHCFSGTAEVVKKYLELGLYVSFAGPITFSNANSLREVAKSVPVERLLLETDCPFLSPQQKRGERNEPAYLSFIIPVLASIYGLSVSDIQRITTFNAHILFGIGETEYEGKIAYAIRNSLYVNLTNRCSNMCAFCMRETYPIVKGHHLGLKKEPTTEEVINAIGDPGSYNEIVFCGYGEPTERLDVLIAVAQFLKSKGKRIRLDTNGHGDLINGRSIIQELKGLIDTICISLNAETAEKYEEICKPVFGKRAYPALIQFIKDAKQTIPNVQVSIVDVPGVNVEKCEGIARELGVDFRVRNYNVLG from the coding sequence ATGATTATTGACACCCATGCACATCTTGATTTTCCTGACTACAAAGCAGACCTGGAATCAGTTCTTTCTCGCGCAAAGGAAGCCGATATAGGCTGCATTATTAATGTAGGCACCAGCCTTGCTTCAAGCAAGAAGAGCGTTACCCTGGCAAATCGATTTCCCCCTGTCTACGCCAGTATTGGCATCCATCCCCATGATGCATCAAAGGTCTCTGATCAAGACTGGCAGGCATTAGAATCCCTGGTAAACGAACCGAAGGTAATTGCCGTCGGGGAAACGGGGCTTGACTATTACCGGAATCGCAGTCCTCATGATGACCAGCAACGCATCTTTCACAAACATCTGATCCTGGCGAAAAGACACAACCTGCCGGTGATCATCCATTGCCGGGATGCCAGTGATGATTGCTTGAAGATATTGGATGAGCACAAAAATGGTCTTCTTAAGGGAGTTGTGCATTGTTTTAGCGGAACAGCAGAGGTGGTGAAAAAATACCTAGAATTGGGATTATATGTGTCATTTGCCGGGCCGATTACCTTTTCAAACGCAAACAGCCTGAGAGAGGTTGCCAAATCGGTACCGGTGGAGCGGCTCCTCTTGGAAACCGATTGTCCTTTTCTGTCACCTCAGCAGAAAAGGGGAGAACGCAATGAACCAGCCTATCTATCTTTCATCATCCCCGTGCTGGCTTCGATCTATGGTTTGTCCGTATCGGATATCCAGCGAATCACCACCTTTAACGCACATATACTCTTTGGAATCGGGGAGACCGAATACGAAGGAAAGATTGCTTATGCCATCCGAAATTCGTTATACGTAAATCTTACCAATCGGTGCTCGAACATGTGCGCCTTTTGCATGAGGGAGACCTACCCTATCGTTAAAGGGCATCATTTGGGATTAAAAAAAGAACCGACGACAGAAGAAGTAATTAATGCCATTGGCGATCCAGGTAGTTATAACGAAATCGTCTTTTGCGGTTATGGAGAACCTACAGAACGGCTAGATGTATTGATAGCCGTTGCACAATTTTTGAAGTCAAAGGGGAAACGCATTCGACTGGACACGAATGGTCATGGTGACCTGATCAATGGCAGGTCCATTATTCAGGAACTCAAAGGATTGATCGACACCATCTGTATCAGTTTGAATGCCGAAACGGCTGAAAAATACGAAGAGATTTGTAAGCCCGTTTTTGGGAAAAGGGCGTATCCTGCCCTTATTCAGTTCATCAAGGATGCTAAACAGACAATACCCAACGTACAGGTTTCCATTGTAGACGTACCCGGTGTGAACGTGGAAAAATGTGAAGGCATCGCCCGGGAATTAGGCGTTGATTTCAGGGTACGAAACTATAATGTGCTTGGTTAA